One genomic segment of Mytilus trossulus isolate FHL-02 chromosome 4, PNRI_Mtr1.1.1.hap1, whole genome shotgun sequence includes these proteins:
- the LOC134713695 gene encoding adhesion G protein-coupled receptor B1-like — MNRLLLVVTVFAFVELASGQVVNGNWGSWSAYGSCSVTCGNGQYTRTRQCDNPAASGGGTDCAGDDSESNSCWTTTCYPNQLGNLDKNCGADNYGCVSGLVTCVTSAKRCDGAVDCSDGSDEDLTHAGCVTTCSGADSMTMSVMLVASMWIFMKIFKQ; from the exons ATGAATCGGTTATTGTTGGTTGTGACAGTATTCGCTTTTGTGGAATTAGCAAGTGGTCAAGTTG TCAATGGAAACTGGGGATCGTGGTCTGCTTATGGATCATGTTCAGTGACATGTGGTAATGGACAATATACCCGGACAAGACAATGTGACAACCCAGCGGCATCTGGTGGTGGAACGGACTGTGCTGGTGACGATTCAGAAAGTAACAGTTGCTGGACGACAACTTGTTATCCTAATCAACTTGGAAATTTAGATAAG AATTGTGGTGCCGATAACTATGGCTGCGTATCCGGTTTAGTGACTTGTGTAACCAGTGCAAAAAGGTGTGATGGAGCAGTTGATTGTTCTGATGGTAGTGACGAAGATCTAACACATGCTGGTTGTGTAACAACATGTTCAGGAGCAG attcTATGACAATGTCAGTTATGCTTGTAGCATCCATGTGGATATTCATGAAGATATTTAAGCAGTAA
- the LOC134713697 gene encoding neuronal acetylcholine receptor subunit alpha-10-like, with amino-acid sequence MEELRIFIFTIFVINFFPLIFSEKIEGTEKRLFRELFQSYSTSPRPTKSADVPVVVKFGVALNQILDLDEKKQILTSSVWITECWKDEELVWSVSEYDGLDTLIVPSSKLWNPDIFIFNTAGNKIDDFVNVTGGRLMIQNDGDITWLIPIMTKSVCRVDATFFPYDEQICEIHFGSWIYDETQLDLQPVQTKPGLDDYVVNSEFDLVDASLRREVVDSKCCPGNGNHPMVVLKVNLKRKSRYYEYIVIAPTMLLSILSLFSFCLPSHHGDKISIGLTVFLTLYVLQLLISDNVPDTNTTPILGILTFLVMTFNCTSLIMSTLVMNIKNRGKRNPIPEVPPFLSKACKGFLGKITCSKFSSRVDKFYLCSDTSNQDLNVHKEYDRGKVHFNEPVIPDRKTPENEDDILELADLLNEKEPLCPDVLTNSSSESNLKPCNLEDPFRFNRQKLRRSYKLALRKGLVRTERHQHAEDNDDERNDNDDSEDSDNEFNIHQQNMLLKQEWYFIAETVERASFIVYVIATFITIMTILVIIPLYTR; translated from the exons AAAAAATAGAAGGAACAGAAAAAAGACTGTTTAGAGAATTATTTCAGAGTTATAGCACTTCACCAAGACCTACAAAATCTGCCGACGTTCCAGTTGTGGTGAAATTTGGCGTTGCGTTAAACCAAATTCTTGATTTG GATGAGAAGAAACAGATACTGACTTCTTCTGTTTGGATAACTGAG tgtTGGAAAGACGAGGAACTTGTATGGTCAGTTTCGGAGTATGACGGACTGGACACCCTTATTGTACCATCATCAAAGTTATGGAAtcctgatattttcattttcaatac TGCTGGCAACAAAATCGACGACTTTGTTAATGTAACTGGCGGGAGACTGATGATTCAGAATGACGGTGACATCACGTGGCTTATACCTATAATGACTAAAAGCGTCTGTCGTGTGGATGCTACATTCTTTCCGTACGACGAACAGATATGTGAAATACATTTTGGATCGTGGATTTATGATGAAACTCAGTTAGACCTTCAACCCGTCCaaacaaaaccaggtttagATGACTATGTGGTAAATAGCGAATTTGATTTGGTCGACGCGAGCCTCAGGCGAGAGGTTGTCGACTCAAAATGCTGTCCAGGAAACGGTAATCACCCTATGGTTGTGTTAAAGGTCAACTTGAAGAGGAAGTCTAGATACTATGAATATATCGTAATAGCACCAACTATGTTACTGAGTATTCTATCATTGTTTTCGTTTTGTCTACCGTCACATCATGGGGACAAGATATCAATCGGACTGACTGTTTTCCTTACTCTGTATGTTCTACAGTTACTTATATCTGACAACGTTCCCGACACCAATACAACGCCCATACTAG gAATTCTAACATTTTTAGTTATGACATTCAACTGTACGTCCCTTATCATGTCGACGTTGGTCATGAATATTAAAAACCGCGGGAAACGAAACCCGATACCAGAAGTGCCTCCATTTCTGTCTAAAGCGTGCAAAGGATTTTTAGGTAAAATTACATGTTCAAAGTTTTCGTCTCGCGTTGACAAATTCTACTTGTGTTCCGATACGTCAAACCAAGATTTAAATGTACATAAAGAATATGATAGAGGTAAAGTGCATTTCAATGAACCGGTAATACCTGACAGGAAAACACCCGAGAATGAAGACGACATCCTGGAACTTGCAGACTTACTAAACGAAAAAGAACCTCTTTGTCCTGACGTATTGACTAACAGTTCATCAGAGAGTAATCTAAAACCATGTAATCTCGAAGATCCATTTCGATTCAATCGACAAAAATTACGGAGATCTTACAAGCTTGCGCTACGAAAAGGTTTAGTACGAACGGAACGCCACCAGCATGCAGAAGACAATGACGATGAAAGGAATGATAACGATGACAGTGAAGATAGTGACAATGAATTTAACATTCATCAGCAAAACATGTTATTGAAACAAGAATGGTATTTCATAGCGGAAACAGTAGAACGGGCTTCTTTTATTGTATATGTTATTGCTACATTTATCACTATAATGACTATTCTAGTTATTATACCGTTATATACCAGATAA